From a region of the Pochonia chlamydosporia 170 chromosome Unknown PCv3seq00015, whole genome shotgun sequence genome:
- a CDS encoding transposase (similar to Metarhizium robertsii ARSEF 23 XP_007825313.2), translating into MPNYTEDDIQNALSAVRSGLSVRKAAAQSGIPRTTIQDRMSGSHTRIDAYEPRQRLSQKDESALVTWIVAQSSLNVPITHRQLYLFVSYILAKGGDHRPLGKNRVKGFIRRHPEISFFSRVQLPAVQGIPARNQYNMDETGVHEGQGTNSLIIGSAEIRVIIRKQPGSRSWTTIIECISADGRTLSPLVIFKGASVQQQWFPDKCDKYHKWHFTTSPNGWTSDEIGLAWLREVFIPETAPTNPKEPRLLIVDGHGSHTTDDFMLECFKNKIYLLFLPEHSSHVLQPLDVGVFSSVKASYRTSIMDLQLSTPLLSINKITFLDCYDKARNTGITKGNILSGWRATGIYPTNMSRPLLSKSLKSATQPLKEITQETPQMCTKQQNDLLQTPQRGSQIFDYIPQLLRPKDIDPTARQLFRKIRKGIDDKNMQLVEAEQKIQSLQRQIDHQKPRKKRKVIHDPNRKFANIKDVEKTRQRLQRRPPGPSIADGVNFESLCNEWKLDS; encoded by the exons ATGCCAAACTACACGGAAGATGATATTCAAAATGCACTATCGGCCGTGCGCAGTGGCCTGTCTGTCAGAAAAGCTGCAGCACAGTCGGGGATACCAAGGACAACTATTCAAGATCGAATGTCCGGCTCCCATACGCGAATTGATGCATATGAACCGCGTCAGCGGCTATCGCAGAAGGATGAAAGTGCCCTGGTTACTTGGATAGTAGCCCAGTCGTCATTAAATGTGCCAATTACACATCGACAACTCTACCTCTTTGTCTCATATATCCTAGCCAAGGGAGGAGACCATCGCCCTTTGGGGAAGAATAGGGTAAAAGGATTCATACGTCGGCATCCTGAAATA agcttcttttcaAGGGTCCAGCTACCAGCAGTACAAGGAATCCCAGCGCGAAATCAATATAATATGGATGAGACTGGTGTTCACGAGGGTCAAGGGACTAATAGTCTTATCATTGGGAGTGCAGAAATTCGAGTAATTATTCGGAAGCAGCCTGGGTCGCGGTCTTGGACTACAATTATCGAATGCATCTCAGCAGACGGCAGGACACTTAGTCCTCTGGTGATATTCAAAGGAGCAAGCgttcaacagcaatggtTTCCCGATAAATGCGATAAATATCATAAATGGCACTTtacaacatcaccaaatgGCTGGACTTCTGATGAAATTGGGCTTGCGTGGCTGCGCGAGGTCTTTATCCCGGAAACAGCACCAACTAACCCGAAAGAGCCACGGCTACTAATTGTAGATGGTCACGGAAGTCATACAACCGATGATTTTATGCTGGAATGCTTCAAAAATAAAATAtaccttctttttctgccAGAGCATTCATCTCACGTTTTACAGCCGCTTGACGTTGGTGTCTTTAGCTCAGTCAAAGCCAGCTATCGCACTTCCATTATGGACCTTCAATTATCAACACCCTTGCTTTCAATAAACAAAATAACCTTCCTTGACTGTTATGACAAAGCTCGGAATACCGGAATTACCAAAGGAAACATTCTTTCAGGATGGCGGGCCACCGGAATTTATCCCACTAATATGAGCCGACCTCTCCTGTCAAAATCCCTCAAATCAGCGACTCAACCGCTCAAGGAAATAACGCAAGAGACACCACAAATGTGtacaaagcagcaaaatgaCCTACTACAGACCCCACAGCGCGGTAGTCAAATTTTTGACTATATTCCCCAACTTCTTAGACCCAAAGACATAGACCCAACAGCCCGTCAGCTATTTCGTAAGATTCGGAAGGGAATTGACGATAAGaacatgcagcttgttgaagcCGAACAGAAGATTCAATCACTACAGCGGCAGATTGATCATCagaagccaagaaagaagCGAAAAGTCATACATGATCCTAATAGAAAATTCGCCAATATCAAAGACGTTGAAAAGACCCGGCAGCGTCTTCAAAGACGGCCTCCAGGACCCTCTATTGCAGACGGGGTCAATTTTGAGTCTCTATGTAATGAATGGAAGCTGGACAGCtag
- a CDS encoding mutator-like element (similar to Colletotrichum gloeosporioides Nara gc5 XP_007273515.1), with amino-acid sequence MPTSNHSTRANLRRQRGHDPSDQLHQEKRPQSSQQARFSPSPDEVRPQSASSSVTSTSRFYGLGDDNALDNLFASSPQTFSSLPHPHGSQGLHEPAWELRSDYEIYLQNDFFHGQEHIQRVTSLIPGPELGLFASKPPESPQSAQQPPATRRTEFQSAMSIVRDVIGEGRTLTIDLARSYERVRGWRERWGWPPLSPEAYEPPPPYSPTCRLPTQSLLVSPTQENIDSSPIRQSISPIPEQILNPPIPGDPAPSAEALFERVNSFAKKHGFGIVRRNKYSYKGRLIRYTFLCDRYGPPEASQSAGLRVKRSRKCGCKWKVIAEALQEGKWLLRQHENPEHHQHNHERSITPSSHPSHRRLTTSVKAAIESASRRAGIRASDVAAIVEAEFPDTTLLRKDIYNARCLINREKLSGYTPTAALIKLFDEKRIPYLAKWADNEPNRLLGLVWTFPYCLQMWKRFPEVISFDNTYNTNRFKLPLFQATGQTCLGTVFNAAFGLIDNERREGFQFLAESIRELITKHSIRQPDVIITDFDKAMKAALQDQFPLIQQQLCIHHILSNVLLQSKNRWVGGGEGRASFATSDSEDVASQTQVRLGTTDKHLIKDSSTSDKIPHTYQGVVLMWKRVLYAETEEAFEQAWRDLCKEFDDQRAILQYLYSIYLPVSAQWARCFIRHYRNFGIRVTSGTEASNNNVKSYLLNGMSHLYRLVEAMQDMIHDQERSFKDACGQDDVLTAPQYMGSMGDYLGELRTIMSSKGLGLISKQYRIALKFMPTGKNPFPDSIGPCDNDCTVSVELGIPCYHKVYAKLDSGTPFTKWEVHPHWRLRESASRDPYLRILDPKIATTLRGRPKNTIQAVPESLAITASHRSGSQTSSQRQGRHPPSQLISHSNGRRRGRPPGSLNKSTLAKRAKDLSQDTMARTSSQTSVSTRQQKNRLPVVLEAGKSSGMRYSGRRTQPNVRRTRSQWELAKSGEDDASCIVVIP; translated from the coding sequence ATGCCTACGTCAAACCATTCAACTCGTGCGAATCTTCGCCGACAGCGAGGCCATGATCCCAGTGATCAGTTGCACCAGGAGAAACGACCGCAATCtagccagcaagccagatTCAGCCCTTCACCAGATGAGGTCCGACCACAATCCGCGAGTAGTTCTGTCACAAGCACCAGCCGATTTTACGGGCTTGGAGACGATAACGCACTCGATAACCTATTCGCTTCTAGTCCACAGACATTTTCGAGCCTCCCGCATCCTCACGGCTCACAAGGTCTTCACGAGCCTGCATGGGAGCTTCGTTCAGATTATGAGATCTATCTGCAGAATGACTTCttccatggacaagaacaTATTCAGCGAGTCACATCGCTTATACCAGGCCCAGAGCTCGGTCTATTTGCCTCTAAGCCTCCCGAATCACCCCAATCCGCTCAGCAgcccccagcaacaagaagaaccgAGTTCCAATCCGCAATGAGCATAGTGCGAGATGTTATTGGCGAAGGGCGAACGTTAACCATTGATCTCGCGCGCTCATATGAACGGGtacgaggatggcgagagaGATGGGGTTGGCCACCCTTAAGTCCAGAAGCATATGAGCCCCCTCCGCCATACTCTCCAACCTGTAGGTTACCTACACAATCACTTCTAGTATCACCTACCCAGGAGAATATTGATTCATCGCCTATTCGACAGTCTATTTCCCCCATTCCAGAGCAGATCCTGAACCCACCGATTCCAGGCGATCCAGCGCCCTCGGCCGAAGCTCTTTTCGAGAGAGTGAATagctttgccaagaagcatGGCTTTGGTATTGTCCGAAGGAATAAATATTCCTACAAGGGACGGCTGATAAGATACACTTTTCTATGTGATCGGTATGGGCCACCTGAAGCCTCACAAAGCGCCGGTCTTAGGGTCAAAAGATCTCGAAAATGTGGGTGTAAATGGAAGGTTATTGCCGAAGCTCTGCAAGAGGGCAAGTGGCTTCTGCGACAGCATGAAAATCCtgagcatcaccagcacaaCCATGAAAGGAGTATTACCCCATCCTCGCATCCTTCCCATAGACGCCTTACCACATCAGTCAAAGCAGCTATCGAGTCAGCAAGTCGTCGAGCAGGTATTCGGGCTAGCGATGTAGCTGCTATCGTTGAAGCAGAATTCCCTGATACTACACTGCTGCGGAAAGATATCTACAATGCCCGTTGTCTTATTAATCGAGAAAAACTGAGTGGCTATACACCTACTGCGGCATTGATCAAGCTCTTTGATGAGAAGCGCATTCCGTATCTCGCCAAATGGGCTGATAATGAACCTAATAGATtacttggtcttgtctggacGTTTCCCTATTGTCTACAGATGTGGAAGCGCTTCCCTGAGGTTATAAGCTTCGATAATACATATAACACCAATAGATTCAAGCTTCCATTATTTCAAGCCACTGGACAAACCTGTCTCGGGACGGTGTTCAATGCTGCATTTGGCTTAATAGATAacgagaggagagaaggCTTCCAATTTCTTGCCGAGAGCATTCGCGAACTTATTACGAAACACTCAATCAGACAACCTGATGTTATCATCACAGACTTCGACAAGGCAATGAAAGCTGCTCTTCAGGACCAATTCCCGCTTatacagcaacagctctgtATTCATCATATTctttcaaatgttctccTACAATCGAAGAATAGGTGGGTAGGCGGCGGTGAGGGTAGAGCTAGCTTCGCCACTAGTGACAGCGAAGATGTTGCTTCCCAAACACAGGTGCGGCTTGGCACTACAGACAAACATCTGATTAAAGATTCCTCAACTAGCGATAAGATTCCTCATACCTACCAAGGTGTTGTCTTGATGTGGAAGCGGGTTCTCTATGCTGAGACAGAGGAAGCGTTCGAGCAAGCATGGAGAGATCTTTGTAAAGAGTTCGATGATCAGCGGGCGATTCTACAATACCTCTATTCGATCTATCTGCCCGTCAGTGCTCAATGGGCACGCTGCTTTATCCGTCACTATCGTAACTTTGGTATTCGTGTTACATCTGGCacagaagcaagcaacaacaatgtcaaaagctATCTCTTGAACGGCATGAGCCACCTCTACCGACTCGTCGAGGCAATGCAAGACATGATTCACGACCAAGAACGTAGTTTTAAGGATGCATGTGGGCAGGATGATGTCCTTACTGCCCCCCAATACATGGGTTCAATGGGGGACTATCTTGGCGAGCTGCGAACAATTATGTCATCGAAGGGACTGGGGTTAATCAGTAAGCAATACCGCATTGCTCTCAAGTTTATGCCGACGGGTAAGAACCCTTTTCCTGACTCTATTGGACCTTGCGACAACGACTGTACGGTTTCTGTTGAGCTCGGCATTCCCTGCTATCATAAAGTCTATGCAAAGCTAGATTCCGGAACACCTTTCACGAAATGGGAGGTCCATCCACATTGGAGACTCAGGGAATCAGCATCTCGAGACCCATACCTCCGAATTCTTGACCCGAAAATTGCTACTACATTACGTGGGAGACCAAAGAACACTATCCAGGCGGTTCCTGAGAGCCTAGCTATTACGGCAAGCCATCGGTCTGGCAGTCAGACAAGCAGTCAGAGGCAGGGTCGGCATCCCCCGAGTCAATTAATTAGTCACTCAAATGGGCGAAGGCGAGGTCGACCACCAGGGAGCCTCAACAAATCCACCCTTGCCAAGAGAGCAAAAGATTTGAGTCAAGACACTATGGCACGAACCAGTAGCCAGACAAGCGTCTCAACCCGGCAACAGAAAAATAGGCTTCCTGTGGTTCTTGAAGCCGGGAAGTCATCAGGAATGCGCTACAGTGGTCGAAGGACGCAACCAAATGTTCGCAGAACAAGAAGTCAATGGGAATTGGCCAAGAGTGGAGAAGACGATGCAAGTTGTATTGTGGTTATACCGTGA
- a CDS encoding endonuclease/exonuclease/phosphatase (similar to Metarhizium robertsii ARSEF 23 XP_007826688.1), whose amino-acid sequence MGDKVPPLKREDGSITESKTEQAEELLSTFFPPLPARIDEEGERPQRRAVPMPDLTLDEIEVKVMAAKPWRAPGDDGVPAMVWRRLWPVVKHRVLTLFQTSLRNGTVPHQWRSAKIIPLKKPDRGDYTDAKAWRPISLLSTLGKLMESVIAERISYEELSVKGTVNVST is encoded by the coding sequence ATGGGCGACAAGGTGCCACCCCTGAAGAGGGAAGACGGATCCATCACAGAAAGCAAGACAGAACAAGCAGAGGAGCTGCTGAGTACGTTCTTCCCGCCTCTGCCAGCGAGGATCGACGAGGAAGGGGAGAGACCGCAACGACGAGCGGTACCCATGCCGGACCTGACGCTGGACGAGATCGAAGTTAAAGTCATGGCAGCGAAACCTTGGAGAGCACCTGGAGACGATGGCGTCCCGGCGATGGTGTGGAGGCGGCTCTGGCCGGTAGTGAAGCACCGGGTACTGACCCTCTTCCAGACGTCGCTCAGGAACGGCACAGTGCCTCACCAATGGAGAAGTGCGAAAATCATTCCGCTCAAGAAGCCGGACAGGGGCGATTATACAGACGCCAAAGCGTGGCGGCCGATATCTCTTTTGTCAACGCTCGGGAAGTTAATGGAATCCGTCATCGCTGAGCGTATCTCGTATGAGGAACTCTCGGTTAAAGGAACTGTTAATGTATCAACTTGA
- a CDS encoding gag-polypeptide of LTR copia-type domain-containing protein — protein MDVVKDSRKLEGKTNFVSWKREFERAARTNDIFEYLTGEEMVPSKPRKEDYFEKPVGIDTRRLTRAMSAQAQTTTPSTEGDADIYDTQAMVSTNDSLRWQIELKEYEKAKEKMKLAGKLLDSWVCEGIKIEIEEFADAKKAYDFIKRRYAVTHERARDDLLNVLHELKLDACSSMTEYTNKVRQVKADLKTVKYHMTDDMLATVLLHGLPPNYRDFKEKYDWIRSTKPDDSPDLDYLFERLHVEETKQTRQSEERKAKDRARKAASSHSGNPNGGTGYNSSRRPKREDKSHLKCTYPGCGKTGHTEETCWTKEPSKAPRSVKDRIAANTDKNPVDGMGGTTETNLTTFRDAYSVADDLGAAPFPALHANVADTSPQMRNVGPGREVQRSGGASAGVLEFRKSSLTKQTLGAFLVGTSCTPDTWLADTGANMHIVNDTKWFKQETFRPFRDCSIDISTADGSTTLEVKGGGDVQVVLRNPDGIPRRVSLSDVAYAPQRKCNLFSGGMFAQKAKLTGVYNDQYMTWINDQGHKIGHAIFENGLYHLNAEKALSPFESGEVVAATVNFDDPVWKWHRRLGHLGFQNMLKLLHSATGMEITAAQIKAKPVIGMVWSVLVLVWSGPPRLSLVWQFLETMVGPSSTINRLS, from the coding sequence ATGGACGTAGTCAAAGATAGCCGCAAGCTCGAAGGCAAAACCAACTTCGTTAGTTGGAAACGTGAATTTGAGCGCGCGGCCAGAACGAATGATATCTTTGAATATCTCACTGGCGAAGAAATGGTTCCTTCGAAGCCTAGGAAGGAAGACTATTTTGAGAAACCCGTCGGAATTGACACACGTCGTCTCACCCGAGCTATGTCAGCTCAGGCCCAGACCACCACTCCTTCGACTGAAGGTGACGCAGATATATATGATACCCAGGCCATGGTGTCAACCAACGATAGCCTTCGATGGCAGATTGAACTCAAGGAATatgaaaaggccaaggaaaagatgaagcttgcgGGCAAATTGCTTGATTCCTGGGTCTGTGAaggcatcaagattgagatCGAAGAATTTGCAGACGCTAAAAAGGCCTATGACTTCATAAAAAGGCGCTATGCGGTCACCCACGAGCGTGCCCGCGACGACTTACTAAATGTGCTACACGAACTTAAGCTTGACGCCTGCTCATCCATGACCGAGTACACCAACAAAGTGCGCCAGGTCAAAGCTGACCTCAAGACCGTCAAGTACCATATGACTGACGACATGCTTGCCACTGTCCTTCTCCATGGTCTCCCACCGAACTATCGTGACTTCAAAGAGAAATACGACTGGATCCGCTCGACCAAACCAGATGACTCTCCTGACCTGGACTATCTCTTTGAACGCCTCCATGTCGAGGAAACCAAACAAACTCGCCAGAGTGAAGAAAgaaaggccaaggacagGGCAAGAAAGGCagcaagcagccacagtGGCAATCCCAATGGTGGTACTGGTTACAACAGCAGCCGAAGACCAAAGCGAGAGGATAAGAGCCATTTGAAATGTACCTATCCTGGATGTGGCAAGACCGGTCATACCGAAGAAACTTGCTGGACCAAAGAACCATCCAAAGCTCCCCGCTCGGTCAAGGATAGGATCGCTGCCAACACTGACAAAAACCCCGTCGACGGTATGGGTGGCACCACGGAAACCAATCTCACCACATTCAGAGACGCTTACTCTGTTGCCGACGACCTAGGTGCGGCTCCCTTCCCTGCACTTCATGCGAACGTAGCTGACACTTCGCCACAGATGCGTAATGTCGGGCCCGGCAGAGAGGTGCAGCGATCGGGGGGAGCTAGCGCTGGTGTCTTGGAGTTCAGAAAATCGAGTCTTACGAAACAGACCTTGGGAGCCTTTTTGGTTGGCACATCCTGTACACCAGATACATGGTTAGCGGATACTGGAGCAAATATGCATATTGTCAATGATACCAAATGGTTCAAGCAGGAAACTTTTCGCCCGTTCCGTGACTGTTCTATAGACATCAGCACTGCCGATGGATCTACCACTCTAGAGGTGAAAGGAGGAGGTGACGTCCAAGTCGTGCTCAGGAATCCTGACGGTATCCCAAGACGAGTTTCACTTTCAGATGTCGCTTATGCTCCCCAGAGGAAGTGCAACCTATTTTCAGGCGGAATGTTCGCTCAAAAGGCCAAGCTCACTGGCGTCTACAACGACCAGTACATGACCTGGATCAATGACCAAGGACATAAGATTGGACATGCCATTTTTGAGAATGGTCTATATCATCTCAACGCTGAAAAGGCACTCAGCCCTTTCGAATCAGGGGAGGTTGTTGCGGCCACTGTGAACTTTGACGATCCAGTATGGAAGTGGCATCGTCGACTTGGGCACCTCGGATTCCAGAACATGCTGAAATTGTTGCATTCCGCCACTGGGATGGAAATCACCGCAGCACAGATCAAGGCCAAGCcagtgatcggaatggtctggtctgtcttggtcttggtctggtctggaccGCCAAGActcagtctggtctggcaatTTCTCGAGACCATGGTCGGGCCATCAAGTACTATAAATAGGTTAAGCTGA